A single Nicotiana tabacum cultivar K326 chromosome 5, ASM71507v2, whole genome shotgun sequence DNA region contains:
- the LOC142180711 gene encoding uncharacterized protein LOC142180711 has product MAAPPNFEEGQSTYRPPRFNGQYYGWWKTRMHNFIMAEDSELWDVICDKPFVLTKNLGKSGVVIHKTRKEFNDTDRKAIEKNFCAKKILVCGISPDEYNRILACQSTKEIWEALQEAHEGATQVKQSKIDMLTTEYELFKMKDDESIQDMHT; this is encoded by the coding sequence atggctgctcctCCAAACTTCGAAGAAGGCCAGTCTACTTACAGACCTCCTAGGTTCAATGGGCAATATTATGGATGGTGGAAAACGAGGATGCACAacttcatcatggctgaagattctgAGCTATGGGATGTTATATGTGACAAACCCTTTGTCCTTACCAAGAACCTTGGCAAATCAGGTGTAGTCATCCACAAGACGAGGAAGGAATTCAATGACACTGATAGAAAGGCCATAGAAAAGAACTTTTGTGCCAAGAAAATTCTTGTTTGTGGTATTAGTCCTGATGAATATAACAGGATATTAGCATGTCAATCAACAAAAGAGATCTGGGAGGCTCTTCAGGAAGCTCACGAGGGAGCAACACAGGTGAAGCAATCCAAGATTGATATGCTCACAACTGAATATGAGCTCttcaaaatgaaagatgatgaatccATCCAAGATATGCATACTTGA